A genomic stretch from Acidimicrobiales bacterium includes:
- a CDS encoding lysophospholipid acyltransferase family protein, with protein MARETGWLQQPLQRVLKPLMHRLWDLEITGLENIPVVGPALLAPNHLSFLDSPFTMSLLPRRTLAVGKAEYMDDWKTRYFFPATGMIPLDRSGGDASKVALDAAAAALERGYLFLIYPEGTRTRDGYLHKGKTGVARLALRTGAPIIPIGLVGTDRIQPPDRTMPKFRERCGIHIGQPIDVTRYRHRIDDRLVLRQITDEVMFEIGELSGQTYVDCYSGDPLPDDAPPIDVRDHAPVADPTPAATA; from the coding sequence ATGGCGCGCGAGACCGGCTGGCTCCAGCAACCACTGCAGCGGGTCCTCAAGCCGTTGATGCATCGTCTGTGGGATCTCGAGATCACCGGTCTCGAGAACATTCCCGTGGTCGGCCCCGCCCTGCTCGCCCCGAATCACCTGTCGTTCCTCGACTCGCCCTTCACCATGTCGCTGCTGCCGCGGCGCACGCTTGCCGTCGGCAAGGCCGAGTACATGGACGACTGGAAGACGAGATACTTCTTCCCGGCCACCGGCATGATCCCCCTCGATCGTTCGGGGGGCGACGCCAGCAAGGTGGCCCTCGACGCCGCTGCCGCGGCCCTCGAGCGGGGGTATCTCTTCCTCATCTACCCCGAGGGAACGCGTACCCGCGACGGCTATCTCCACAAGGGCAAGACCGGTGTGGCCCGCCTCGCCCTGCGCACCGGCGCGCCGATCATCCCGATCGGGCTCGTCGGCACCGATCGGATCCAGCCGCCCGATCGCACCATGCCGAAGTTCCGCGAACGGTGCGGCATCCACATCGGGCAGCCCATCGACGTCACGCGTTACCGCCACCGCATCGACGATCGCCTCGTGCTGCGCCAGATCACCGACGAAGTGATGTTCGAGATCGGCGAGCTCTCCGGTCAGACCTATGTCGACTGCTATTCCGGTGACCCGCTCCCCGACGACGCACCGCCGATCGACGTGCGCGACCACGCACCGGTCGCCGATCCGACGCCGGCCGCCACGGCCTGA
- a CDS encoding amidohydrolase family protein — MAEHDLIIRGGTVVDGTGAPARTADVAVRDGIVVAVGEVEGSATREIDADGALVAPGFVDIHTHYDGQATWDTRMQPSSWHGVTTVVFGNCGVGFAPVHSTDHDKLVELMEGVEDIPGAALHEGLSWQWNSFAEYIDACDTPKDMDIATQVPHGALRLHVMGERGANREDATPEDIAEMGRLAAEGIAAGALGFSTSRTSNHKTSTGDFTPTLTAAAEELVGIAEAIGVGGRGVFQLVSDFTDREREFQMFRDMCEISGRPLSFTIVESPKSDEFHRDLLSRIEQARADGYMITGQCPVRPIGILLGFECTLNPFLRNPVWAEVAGLAPAARVVALNDPDRRARLLAAAGGVDATLVGGSLIEKFELMYEMGETPYYEPSTDQTVSRRAAAAGVTPAEFALDLLLKNGGTNMLWLPFSNYGHGNLDGTRDLLTHPFTVPSLSDGGAHVGTICDGSFPTTLLQHWGRERPEGRIDLEFLVQRQARDTARTVGLHDRGVLAPGYRADLNVIDFEHLTARAPELAYDLPAGGRRVLQRADGYLHTIVAGVETYASGQETGALPGRLIRGAQAAPVGA, encoded by the coding sequence ATGGCTGAACACGATCTGATCATCCGCGGTGGCACGGTGGTCGACGGCACCGGCGCACCGGCCCGCACCGCCGACGTCGCCGTCCGTGATGGCATCGTCGTCGCGGTCGGCGAGGTCGAAGGGTCGGCGACCAGAGAGATCGACGCCGACGGCGCCCTCGTCGCCCCCGGCTTCGTCGACATCCACACCCACTACGACGGCCAGGCGACCTGGGACACCCGCATGCAGCCGTCGAGCTGGCACGGCGTGACCACGGTGGTGTTCGGCAACTGTGGTGTCGGGTTCGCTCCGGTCCACAGCACCGACCACGACAAGCTCGTCGAGCTCATGGAAGGGGTGGAGGACATCCCGGGCGCGGCGCTGCACGAGGGCCTGTCGTGGCAGTGGAACTCCTTCGCCGAGTACATCGATGCCTGCGACACGCCCAAGGACATGGACATCGCCACACAGGTGCCGCACGGGGCGCTGCGGCTCCACGTGATGGGAGAGCGCGGTGCCAACCGCGAGGACGCCACCCCCGAGGACATCGCCGAGATGGGGCGGCTCGCAGCCGAGGGGATCGCGGCCGGCGCCCTCGGGTTCTCGACCAGTCGCACCTCGAACCACAAGACCTCCACGGGCGACTTCACCCCGACCCTGACCGCCGCCGCCGAGGAACTCGTCGGCATCGCCGAAGCCATCGGGGTCGGGGGCAGGGGCGTGTTCCAGCTGGTCTCGGACTTCACCGACCGAGAACGCGAGTTCCAGATGTTTCGCGACATGTGCGAGATCTCCGGTCGACCGCTGTCGTTCACCATCGTGGAGAGCCCGAAGAGCGACGAGTTCCACCGGGATCTGCTCAGCCGGATCGAGCAGGCGCGAGCCGACGGCTACATGATCACCGGCCAGTGCCCGGTCCGCCCGATCGGGATCCTGCTCGGCTTCGAGTGCACGCTCAACCCCTTCCTGCGCAACCCGGTCTGGGCCGAGGTCGCGGGGCTGGCGCCGGCAGCGCGGGTCGTGGCCCTGAACGACCCCGATCGCCGGGCTCGCCTCCTCGCGGCGGCCGGCGGTGTCGACGCGACACTGGTGGGCGGCAGCCTGATCGAGAAGTTCGAGCTCATGTACGAGATGGGGGAGACGCCGTACTACGAGCCGTCGACCGATCAGACGGTGTCGCGCCGGGCCGCGGCGGCGGGGGTGACACCGGCCGAGTTCGCGCTCGACCTGCTGTTGAAGAACGGTGGCACCAACATGTTGTGGCTGCCGTTCAGCAACTACGGACACGGCAACCTCGACGGCACCCGCGATCTCCTCACCCACCCGTTCACCGTCCCGTCGCTCAGCGACGGTGGCGCCCATGTCGGCACGATCTGCGACGGTTCGTTCCCGACGACGCTGTTGCAGCATTGGGGTCGCGAGCGGCCCGAGGGCCGCATCGACCTCGAGTTCCTGGTCCAGCGCCAGGCCCGCGACACGGCCCGCACCGTCGGCCTCCACGATCGCGGTGTGTTGGCCCCCGGCTACCGGGCCGACCTCAACGTGATCGACTTCGAGCATCTGACGGCACGAGCCCCGGAGCTGGCGTACGACCTTCCGGCCGGTGGCCGTCGAGTGCTCCAGCGGGCCGACGGCTACCTCCACACCATCGTTGCCGGTGTCGAGACCTACGCCTCCGGCCAGGAGACCGGGGCCTTGCCCGGCCGTCTCATCCGCGGCGCGCAGGCCGCCCCGGTCGGCGCCTGA
- a CDS encoding TauD/TfdA family dioxygenase, protein MATMSAADVTALETHANWTAADVADPAAWTHRLTAAEIAELEAALAVARSRTDEVLDVRKDDFPLPTLAPVLAGIADELINGRGFHRISALPVERVGFDDASWMYWGIGLHLGVPWPQNVKGHLLGDVKDQGKRPDDPTARGNELGGVAQAFHSDGSDLVGLMCLDPGISGGESLVSNAVGAYNRLVADDPELAAVLFDGLPYDFRGEQRDGGTPFYHVPVFSEHGGRLFVRYIRPYIEASQRHPDAPRLSDAQRAAMDAYDTYIYDADNRVEMVFEPGDMQFVNNYHVLHGRRAYVDDAAAGRVRWLKRLWLATEILGPDDRPDRFQAAGATSHWSATRSRA, encoded by the coding sequence ATGGCGACGATGTCGGCGGCCGACGTCACCGCGCTCGAAACGCACGCCAACTGGACCGCGGCCGACGTCGCCGATCCCGCGGCGTGGACCCACCGGCTGACCGCCGCCGAGATCGCCGAGCTGGAAGCCGCGCTCGCGGTCGCCCGGTCCCGCACCGACGAAGTCCTCGATGTCCGCAAGGACGATTTCCCGCTGCCGACGCTCGCCCCGGTCCTGGCGGGCATCGCCGACGAGCTGATCAACGGGCGCGGGTTCCACCGGATCTCCGCGCTCCCCGTCGAGCGGGTCGGTTTCGACGACGCGTCGTGGATGTACTGGGGTATCGGCCTGCACCTCGGCGTGCCGTGGCCCCAGAACGTGAAGGGTCACCTGCTCGGCGACGTCAAGGACCAGGGCAAGCGGCCCGACGACCCGACGGCACGTGGCAACGAGCTGGGCGGCGTCGCCCAGGCGTTCCACTCCGACGGCTCCGATCTCGTCGGACTCATGTGTCTCGATCCCGGGATCTCCGGCGGCGAGAGCCTCGTGTCCAATGCGGTGGGCGCATACAACCGGCTGGTGGCCGACGATCCCGAGCTCGCCGCCGTGCTCTTCGACGGACTGCCCTACGACTTCCGCGGCGAGCAGCGCGACGGCGGGACGCCCTTCTACCACGTGCCGGTCTTCTCCGAACACGGCGGTCGGCTCTTCGTGCGCTACATCCGTCCCTACATCGAGGCCTCGCAGCGCCACCCCGACGCCCCGCGTCTGTCCGACGCCCAGCGTGCCGCCATGGATGCCTACGACACCTACATCTACGACGCCGACAACCGGGTCGAGATGGTCTTCGAACCGGGCGACATGCAGTTCGTCAACAACTACCACGTGCTCCACGGCCGCCGGGCCTACGTCGACGATGCCGCCGCGGGACGCGTCCGCTGGCTCAAGCGGCTGTGGTTGGCGACGGAGATCCTCGGTCCCGACGACCGGCCCGACCGGTTCCAGGCGGCCGGCGCGACCAGTCACTGGTCAGCGACGCGTAGCCGCGCCTGA